In Pangasianodon hypophthalmus isolate fPanHyp1 chromosome 29, fPanHyp1.pri, whole genome shotgun sequence, one genomic interval encodes:
- the sox10 gene encoding transcription factor SOX-10 — MSAEEQSLSEVELSPGVSDDGGSVSPGRAGHAGDSQLVSGGGAEEEGAGLSHAGVSVKSDEDDDRFPIGIREAVSQVLNGYDWTLVPMPVRVNTGSKSKPHVKRPMNAFMVWAQAARRKLADQYPHLHNAELSKTLGKLWRLLNENDKRPFIEEAERLRKQHKKDYPEYKYQPRRRKNGKPGSSTDSDAHSEGDVTHSQSHYKSLHLEAGHGAGAGSPLTDGHHTHPAGSNHSPPTPPTTPKTEHQGGKSGEGKREGGARGLGVGADGSSASSSSSSSSKPHLDFVNVDIGEISHEVMANMEPFDVNEFDQYLPPNGHHPSGSGSASCPAPSPSPYSYWLSKQQLSSEGGKTQVKSETHFSGNADASVGGASTSGGGASAHVTYTPLSLPHYGSAFPSLASRAAPFAEYGDHQASGSYYTHSGQSGLYSAFSYMSSAQRPIYTAITDPAPGNSPTHWEQPVYTTLTRP, encoded by the exons ATGTCGGCTGAAGAACAGAGTCTGTCAGAGGTGGAGCTGAGTCCCGGGGTGTCGGATGATGGCGGCTCCGTGTCTCCGGGGCGGGCGGGTCACGCAGGAGACTCTCAGCTGGTGTCAGGAGGTGGGGCAGAGGAGGAAGGGGCGGGACTGTCTCATGCAGGAGTCTCGGTAAAATCAGACGAAGATGACGATCGCTTCCCCATCGGCATCCGCGAGGCGGTCAGTCAGGTGCTGAATGGCTATGATTGGACGCTAGTGCCCATGCCGGTGCGCGTCAACACGGGCAGCAAGAGCAAACCGCATGTCAAGAGGCCCATGAACGCCTTCATGGTGTGGGCTCAAGCCGCACGCCGCAAACTCGCCGACCAGTACCCTCATCTACACAACGCTGAGCTCAGCAAAACACTCGGCAAACTGTGGAG gctcCTGAATGAGAATGATAAGCGGCCGTTCATCGAGGAGGCGGAGCGTCTGAGGAAGCAGCATAAGAAAGATTATCCGGAGTATAAATACCAGCCCAGGAGACGGAAGAACGGGAAGCCGGGATCCAGTACCGACAGCGACGCCCACTCTGAAGGTGATGTCactcacagccaatcacattaCAAGAGCCTTCACCTGGAGGCGGGGCATGGTGCTGGGGCAGGGTCTCCTCTCACTGAtggacatcacacacacccagcag GCTCCAACCACAGCCCCCCGACTCCTCCCACTACTCCCAAAACAGAGCACCAGGGTGGCAAATCaggagaggggaagagagagggTGGGGCCAGAGGGCTGGGAGTGGGGGCAGATGGAAGCTCTGCCTCTTCAtcgtcttcctcttcctcaaaACCACACCTGGATTTCGTGAACGTGGACATCGGCGAGATCAGCCATGAAGTGATGGCCAACATGGAGCCATTTGATGTCAACGAGTTTGACCAGTACCTGCCTCCTAATGGGCACCACCCATCAGGCTCAGGCTCCGCCTCCTGCCCAGCCCCATCCCCTTCTCCTTACTCCTACTGGCTGTCGAAACAGCAGCTAAGCTCAGAAGGTGGGAAAACACAGGTCAAGAGCGAGACGCATTTCTCGGGTAATGCTGATGCttcagtgggcggggcttctaCATCAGGGGGTGGAGCATCAGCTCATGTCACATACACACCTCTCAGCCTGCCTcattatggctctgctttccccTCTTTGGCCTCCAGGGCAGCACCGTTTGCCGAATACGGAGATCACCAAGCATCTGGATCATATTACACACACTCGGGCCAATCAGGGCTTTACTCCGCCTTCTCCTACATGAGCTCCGCCCAGAGGCCCATTTACACTGCTATCACTGACCCTGCCCCTGGGAATAGCCCCACCCACTGGGAACAGCCTGTGTATACCACTCTGACCCGgccgtaa